DNA from Candidatus Beckwithbacteria bacterium:
GATGCCGAAAGACGTAGCCGGGCCGGTGGGAATTTATCAAATCAGCAAAACCGTGGCCAAGGCCGGCTTTTTAGCGGTTTTACAGTTTATGGGGATTTTGTCAGTTAATTTGGCAATTTTAAATTTGCTGCCTTTGCCGGCCTTAGACGGGGGCAGGTTGCTGTTTCTGGGGATAGAAGCGGTGACGCGCAAGCGGATTAAACCGGGAATTGAGCAGGCGATCCATATGGCAGGAATGTTAGTATTAATTGGTTTGATGGTGTTAGTGACAATCGGAGATATTAAAAGGTTGATGGGGTAGTTTTGTGTTATAATTGAGATATATGAAAAAAATTAAAAAATCTGTTAAAAAATTCGGTCTTAATGCCTTGGTTTGGCGTGAGGGTGATTGGTTTGTGGCGAAAGCGGTGGAAATTGAAGTTGCCAGTCAGGGGAAAACCGTTAAGCAGGCATTAGTGAATCTTCAGGAAGCGCTGGAACTTTATTTTGAAGACGAAAAAGTGCCGGTTGATGATGTTATTTTGCCTGATCTGAGGCTGGAGAAACTCTTTCCCAATATTCGGTATGCCTAGATTTTACTCG
Protein-coding regions in this window:
- a CDS encoding type II toxin-antitoxin system HicB family antitoxin, which produces MKKIKKSVKKFGLNALVWREGDWFVAKAVEIEVASQGKTVKQALVNLQEALELYFEDEKVPVDDVILPDLRLEKLFPNIRYA